A genomic region of Chelmon rostratus isolate fCheRos1 chromosome 8, fCheRos1.pri, whole genome shotgun sequence contains the following coding sequences:
- the apoc2 gene encoding apolipoprotein C-II codes for MNKLLVITVLVTFLALSAESFRVPRQAEEEQGTMTRITNTIRSYYDSAVNTASDYLQSIKGMKVEEKAKNLYTDTTKAVSTYIGIMNDQLYYILYPQ; via the exons ATGAACAAGCTGCTGGTCATTACAGTGCTGGTCACATTCCTTGCTCTCA GCGCTGAAAGCTTCCGTGTGCCGAGGCAGGCCGAGGAAGAGCAGGGGACCATGACCAGGATCACAAATACCATCAGGTCCTACTACGACAGCGCCGTCAACACTGCCAGTGACTACCTGCAAAGCATCAAGGGcatgaaggtggaggagaaggcaAA GAATCTTTACACTGATACTACCAAAGCTGTGAGCACCTACATTGGAATTATGAATGACCAGCTTTACTACATCCTTTACCCCCAGTAG